In the Hordeum vulgare subsp. vulgare chromosome 7H, MorexV3_pseudomolecules_assembly, whole genome shotgun sequence genome, one interval contains:
- the LOC123413452 gene encoding acyl-[acyl-carrier-protein] desaturase 7, chloroplastic-like, whose product MSTAAAAAAATAVTMSPRSTGYPSSCKPSNAGCYCKPPAAATISTLRCRSAVSTKGGPTAGRREEEEEWRRYLAPERLEVLAQLEPWAEANMLPLLKPADEVWQPADMLPDAAALGADGFHEACLDLRARAEGVPDAQLVCLVGNMVTEEALPTYQSMSNRFEGTRDATGADGTAWARWIRGWSAEENRHGDVLSRYMYLSGRLDMRQVERTVHRLISSGMAMHAPASPYHGFIYVSFQERATAISHGNTARQVRAHGDAALARICGAIAADEKRHEAAYTRVVAKLFEVDPDAAVRAMAYMMRRRITMPAALMDDGRDADLFAHYAAAAQQAGVYTASDYRGILEHLIRQWRVEELSAGLSGEGRRARDYVCALPDKIRRMEEKAHDRVRKEPTPVPFSWIFDRPVSVVLH is encoded by the exons AtgtcgacggcggcagcggcagcggcagcgacgGCAGTAACAATGTCGCCTAGGTCGACCGGATACCCTTCGTCGTGCAAGCCAAGTAACGCCGGTTGCTACTGCAAGCCACCAGCAGCAGCTACGATAAGCACCTT GAGGTGTAGGAGCGCGGTGAGCACCAAGGGAGGACCAACGGCCGGGcggcgagaggaggaggaggaatggaGGAGGTACCTTGCGCCGGAGAGGCTGGAGGTGCTGGCGCAGCTGGAGCCGTGGGCGGAGGCCAACATGCTGCCGCTGCTCAAGCCGGCGGACGAGGTGTGGCAGCCGGCGGACATGCTCCCGGACGCGGCGGCGCTGGGCGCGGACGGCTTCCACGAGGCCTGCCTCGACCTCCGCGCCAGGGCGGAGGGCGTGCCGGACGCGCAGCTGGTGTGCCTGGTCGGGAACATGGTCACGGAGGAGGCGCTCCCGACGTACCAGAGCATGTCCAACCGCTTCGAGGGCACCCGCGACGCCACCGGCGCCGACGGCACCGCGTGGGCGCGCTGGATCCGCGGCTGGTCCGCCGAGGAGAACCGCCACGGAGACGTGCTCAGCCGCTACATGTACCTCTCCGGCCGCCTCGACATGCGCCAGGTGGAGCGCACAGTGCACCGCCTCATCAGTTCCGGGATGGCCATGCACGCGCCGGCGAGCCCCTACCACGGCTTCATCTACGTGTCCTTCCAGGAGCGCGCCACCGCCATCTCCCACGGCAACACGGCGCGCCAGGTGCGCGCGCACGGCGACGCCGCGCTCGCGCGCATCTGCGGCGCCATCGCCGCCGACGAGAAGCGGCACGAGGCGGCCTACACCCGCGTCGTGGCGAAGCTCTTCGAGGTGGACCCGGACGCCGCCGTGCGGGCCATGGCGTACATGATGCGGCGCCGCATCACCATGCCGGCCGCGCTCATGGACGACGGCCGCGACGCCGACCTCTTCGCGCACTACGCCGCCGCCGCGCAGCAGGCCGGGGTGTACACAGCGTCGGACTACCGCGGCATCCTGGAGCACCTCATACGGCAGTGGCGGGTGGAGGAGCTCTCGGCGGGGCTATCCGGCGAAGGGAGGCGCGCGCGGGACTACGTCTGCGCGTTGCCGGACAAGATCCGGAggatggaggagaaggcccaTGACAGGGTACGAAAGGAGCCCACCCCGGTGCCGTTTAGCTGGATCTTTGATAGGCCTGTCAGCGTCGTGCTCCATTGA